The bacterium DNA segment GTCGAAGGATGCTGGGGCCCGAAGTTGAGCTCCATCTCCTCGAGACCGAAAAGGGTCTCGCGCTCGACGGTGGAAGTGTCGTGGATATCCATGCTTCTCTAGGAAGTCGGCTCCGCGGTGCCTTCTCCGGTGTCGCCTTGCGGGGCCTCAGGCTCGGGTTCGGGTGGCTCGGGCGGCTTCCAGCCCGTGCCGGTCCCGGCAACCGGACCGGCTTCCTCTTCGTAGTATTCGGGATAGATCGCCGCGCCGGTGTCGAGTCCCTCGATCGGGAAGTCTTTGCGCAAGGGGTGGCCGTGGAACCCTTCCCAGAGCAGGATGCGCGTCATGTCGGGATGACCCGCGAACCGGATCCCGTACATGTCGTAGGCCTCCCGCTCGCACCAATCGGCGCCGCGCCAGACGGTCGTAACGGTCGGCACCTCTTCGCCTTCCGCCGCCCGAACCTTGAGTCGCAGCCTATGGTTCTGCTCGAGGCTGTAGACGTGGTAAACGACCTCGAATCTCGCGTCCTCGCGACTGGGATAGTCGACACCACAGATGTCAACCAGCAGGTCGTAGCCGTGCTCTTTCTTGAGCCCGGCGCAGATCTCGGCGATACGGTCACGCGCGATCTCGAGAGTCAACTCATCGCCGCGCTGCGTGGCGCTCTCGATCGCTCCGTCGTGAGCGCCGGAAAGCGCTCGAACGAAATCGTCTTCCGCTGCGTCGGCAGGAGTCGGTGGCGCCGGATCTCGCTCCCAGACCGGCTTGGCCGCCTCCTCGGCGGCCTTCTTCGCTTTCGCCTCGGCCGCGGCCTTGGCCTTGGCCTCCGCGACTGCCTTCTTCTTGGCTTCCGCCTCCGCCTTGGCCCGCGCCTCGGCGTCGGCGTCGCCGCCCGCTAGCGGGGGACCTTCGTCTCCCGGAGGCTTCTTTTCGTCGTTCTCGCTCATGCGGTCGACTGGCCCACCAGCAGTCGTTCCTTCTTGTTCTCGACCACCGACATGCGGTCGATCTTGCGCTGCAGGTGAAGCAGGCCCCACAGAAGGGCTTCCGGCCTCGGCGGGCAACCGGGCACGTAGACATCGACCGGGATGATTCGGTCGACGCCTTGAGTGACCGCATAGGTCCGATAGGGGCCGCCGCACGTGGCGCACGCTCCCATGGCGATCGCCCACTTGGGCTCCGGCATCTGGTCCCACAGCCGGCGCACGATCGGAGCCATCTTCTCGGTCACCGTCCCGGCCACGATCATCAAATCGCTCTGACGCGGACTTGCGCGAAAGACCTCCGCTCCGAAGCGGGACATATCGTGGCGCGGATCGAGCACCGCCATCATCTCGATGGCACAGCAGGCCAGGCCGAACTGCATGGGCCAGATCGCCGAGCGGCGAGCCCAGTTGAAGATCTTGTCGTAGGTCGTAGTGAGAATGTTCGAGTCGATGGAGTCGCTTACGCCCAATTGAGAGCTCCCCGGTTCCAAACGTACACGTAGCCGATGACCAGTATTCCCAGAAAGACCATCATCTCGATGAAGCCGAAGAGAGCCAGCTTGTCGAACATCACTGCCCACGGAAAAAGAAAGATCGTCTCGACGTCGAACACGACGAACAGGACGGCTATCAAGTAATACCGAATCGAGAACCGATGGTCGTGCGCCAAGGAGTCGGCCTCGTTGCCGCACTCGTAGGGCTCCCGGTTGGTCAGGCCGCGACCACCGTGCCGAAACAACCGGGCCGCGATCAGCGTCGCCACGAGAAACAGCGCCGCAATGACGATGAAGACCAGGATAGGTAGGTAGTTGACCATCGACAAAGTGCGCAGACCGGACACGACTCGCTGGGGTCGCCATGCTATTGAAATACCTTGCCCGGAAGCCGAGCCATTGTACTTAAGGTACCCAGGCGGTTCAACAGCCGTCTGGCGTCCGAGTCTCTGACGTAATCCGTGCCGATAGCAGGCCGCCGGTGCGCTCTTCTCGCTCGGAGGACCTCGCTCGCAAGAGGCACGCGGCCGGCCCTTCAGACACAGTGCCGGCCGTCCCGCGTCTCCCCTCCCGACTGGTCTTCGAAGCCGCGAACCGTCGACGCGCCATCGAACTCTATAGCGGTCGAGCTCCGCTTGCCCTCGAGCGAAGCGAAGGGTCTCGACCGTCTACCCGATGCCTGCCTCTTGGGCGCCGCATACCGCTAGCCGCCCGGCCCGAGAAGGGACACGTCGACCAGCGCCTCGACGTTCACCCCCCGGGCCTGGACCAGGACCCGGATGTCCTCCCCCATGCCGTCCAGATCGAGCAGGGTCATGGCTGCCAGCCGCTCGGCAGGCGGCCTCTCGCCCATGCCGTCGAGAAGACCCAGCGCGGCCAACCAGGCGGCTTGACGAGTCAGCACGATCGTCTCGAGACCCGCGGATTCACCGGCCTCGATCAGGGCGGTGAAGTCGACATGCGCGGTCAGATCCTGGCTCCCCACCTCTCGCAGAGCGTCCCGGTGCACCTGCTGGCGACGGTAGCAGGCAAGGGTTCCGTTCCTCCTGACCCGAACATCGAACAGCCGATCCCGGGGATAGCCGTAGTCGCAGGTAACGATCAGGCCCCTGTCGAGGCGGCTCGCCAGCTCCTGGTAGCTCGCGCCCCAGTCCGCGACGTCGGCGATCTGGCCGGGCTCGAGCTCGGCCTGAACCAAACTCCCGAGGGCCGGATCCGAAAGCGGCATCTCGGACCATGTGAACTTGCCCTCGGAGCCCAAGACGACTCCGAGCTCCCGCAGCTCAGAGCCGGACCGGATCAACCGGTTCACCGGCAAGGCGTCAAAGAGC contains these protein-coding regions:
- the ndhC gene encoding NAD(P)H-quinone oxidoreductase subunit 3 — protein: MVNYLPILVFIVIAALFLVATLIAARLFRHGGRGLTNREPYECGNEADSLAHDHRFSIRYYLIAVLFVVFDVETIFLFPWAVMFDKLALFGFIEMMVFLGILVIGYVYVWNRGALNWA
- a CDS encoding NADH-quinone oxidoreductase subunit B, producing the protein MEPGSSQLGVSDSIDSNILTTTYDKIFNWARRSAIWPMQFGLACCAIEMMAVLDPRHDMSRFGAEVFRASPRQSDLMIVAGTVTEKMAPIVRRLWDQMPEPKWAIAMGACATCGGPYRTYAVTQGVDRIIPVDVYVPGCPPRPEALLWGLLHLQRKIDRMSVVENKKERLLVGQSTA
- a CDS encoding NADH-quinone oxidoreductase subunit C, which translates into the protein MESATQRGDELTLEIARDRIAEICAGLKKEHGYDLLVDICGVDYPSREDARFEVVYHVYSLEQNHRLRLKVRAAEGEEVPTVTTVWRGADWCEREAYDMYGIRFAGHPDMTRILLWEGFHGHPLRKDFPIEGLDTGAAIYPEYYEEEAGPVAGTGTGWKPPEPPEPEPEAPQGDTGEGTAEPTS